The Deltaproteobacteria bacterium genome window below encodes:
- a CDS encoding type II restriction endonuclease yields MIYLDFYKNLNCNNEDEVFSYLIDTLKPSITLWTYFVNWDKVLDNTNKIELHLNVLNYLIGKDNFDEEFRKILRQYPSSIEAIPALVVRDGQSRKRFKILVDFNEKKLTYADFDFSKKKLDENDIENYLLFIEKTGLKELLQSRKIKSLVDYMIGVEAGIDSNARKNRGGKSMEYIVEVFVDDLCERSGYEYLKEADSIKIKRKWDYNVPVDKSSRRYDFVIHNGKEIFLIETNFYGGGGSKLKSTAGEYRNLYDVLRNKHKFIWITDGYGWKSSARPLRETFDHNDYLFNLNMIENGILEEILR; encoded by the coding sequence ATGATTTATCTCGACTTCTATAAAAACCTAAATTGTAATAATGAAGATGAGGTCTTCAGTTATCTAATTGATACTCTCAAACCTAGCATTACTCTTTGGACATACTTCGTGAATTGGGACAAGGTTCTTGATAATACGAATAAGATAGAGCTACATTTGAATGTGCTCAATTACCTTATTGGAAAAGATAATTTCGACGAGGAGTTTAGAAAAATATTAAGACAGTACCCGTCTTCAATTGAAGCAATTCCGGCATTAGTTGTTAGGGATGGGCAAAGTAGAAAAAGATTTAAGATTCTTGTGGACTTCAACGAGAAAAAGTTAACATATGCAGACTTTGATTTCTCTAAGAAAAAACTAGACGAAAATGATATTGAGAACTACCTTTTATTCATAGAAAAAACAGGGCTAAAGGAACTTCTTCAATCAAGAAAAATAAAAAGTCTTGTTGATTACATGATAGGGGTTGAAGCAGGCATAGACAGTAATGCCCGTAAAAATAGGGGTGGAAAATCAATGGAATACATTGTTGAAGTATTTGTTGATGATTTATGCGAGAGAAGTGGATATGAATATTTAAAGGAAGCTGATTCAATCAAAATCAAAAGAAAGTGGGATTATAATGTACCAGTAGATAAGTCATCTCGTCGATATGACTTTGTAATCCATAATGGCAAAGAAATTTTTTTAATTGAAACGAATTTCTATGGAGGCGGAGGCTCAAAACTAAAATCAACTGCAGGAGAATATCGAAATCTCTATGACGTCTTGAGGAATAAACATAAGTTCATATGGATAACAGATGGATATGGATGGAAGAGTAGTGCTAGGCCTCTTAGAGAAACATTCGACCACAATGATTATCTCTTCAATTTGAACATGATTGAAAATGGGATTCTCGAAGAGATATTGAGATGA
- the rpoH gene encoding RNA polymerase sigma factor RpoH translates to MAEESEKTNKKKHQANLLPAHTTSLHRYLAEISNYPVLSREEEYKLAMKYKNDGDLDAARKLVTSNLKFVVRVANEYKNYGFNTMDLIQEGNVGLMHAVKGFDPTKGYRLISYAVWWIRAYIQNYIIKSWSLVKLGTTQAQRKLFYKLRSTKNEMEMGGDSLSAEDYKELAEKLEVPDEAVMEMDQRMASKDLSLDAKIKKEDNASHLEYLTDEEENQEEIITKAEEEERIKSGMADALKTLKERERYIIEERVLSDTPQTLEELGTKFNISRERVRQIESAALKKIKHVLEEKGISK, encoded by the coding sequence ATGGCTGAAGAATCCGAAAAGACTAACAAAAAAAAGCATCAGGCAAACCTGCTACCCGCTCACACTACTTCCCTCCATCGTTACCTGGCAGAAATAAGCAATTATCCTGTGCTGAGCCGCGAGGAGGAATATAAGCTCGCGATGAAGTACAAGAATGATGGCGATCTGGACGCCGCGAGAAAGCTTGTTACATCCAATCTCAAGTTCGTCGTCAGGGTAGCGAACGAATATAAAAATTACGGTTTCAACACGATGGATCTCATTCAGGAAGGTAACGTGGGACTCATGCACGCGGTTAAGGGGTTTGACCCGACTAAAGGGTACCGGCTCATCTCTTACGCGGTCTGGTGGATTCGCGCGTACATACAAAATTACATCATCAAGAGCTGGAGCCTCGTAAAACTGGGCACGACACAGGCCCAGAGAAAGCTGTTTTATAAACTCAGATCGACTAAAAATGAAATGGAAATGGGCGGGGACAGCCTTAGCGCGGAAGACTACAAGGAACTCGCCGAGAAACTCGAAGTGCCCGATGAGGCGGTTATGGAGATGGATCAGAGAATGGCAAGCAAGGACCTGTCGCTCGACGCCAAGATAAAAAAGGAAGACAACGCGTCTCACCTGGAATACCTTACCGACGAAGAGGAGAACCAGGAGGAGATCATAACCAAAGCCGAGGAAGAAGAACGGATCAAGAGCGGAATGGCCGACGCGCTTAAAACGCTCAAAGAAAGAGAACGCTATATTATCGAGGAAAGAGTCTTATCGGACACGCCTCAAACCCTTGAAGAGCTCGGGACGAAATTCAATATATCCAGAGAAAGGGTACGGCAGATCGAGAGCGCGGCGCTTAAAAAGATTAAACACGTTCTTGAAGAAAAGGGAATCAGCAAATAA
- the rlmN gene encoding 23S rRNA (adenine(2503)-C(2))-methyltransferase RlmN, producing MTEHLKERINIKDLSPEEIEKFVADNRLEPFRARQIGKWIYGKRVSSFEEMTDLSKELRLMLNGAFCLDDSIELADKQVSQDGTKKYLFKLRDGNQIESVLIPDKGRFTLCVSSQVGCALGCTFCLTGTVGKIRNLSPSEIIDQYLLVNRYNNDCITNIVFMGMGEPLDNLDNLVRSVKTLTDKHFLALSPRRITVSTSGLVPQIKKLGAEVSVNLAVSLNAPTDELRDEIMPINKKYPIRELLSASVEFPVPPRKALMFEYVLLSGVNDSDKDAYDLGNLLRGINCKVNLIPFNHASPLLYNSPARDRVIGFQDILKTYGINVRIRKSRGCDILGACGQLAAKYPARKSKRVRNSTRAVV from the coding sequence ATGACAGAGCATTTGAAAGAAAGGATAAATATAAAGGACTTAAGTCCCGAAGAAATAGAGAAATTCGTGGCGGATAACCGATTAGAGCCCTTCCGCGCCCGTCAGATAGGAAAGTGGATTTACGGTAAAAGGGTTTCTTCGTTCGAGGAAATGACCGATCTTTCCAAGGAGCTCAGGCTAATGCTGAACGGGGCTTTTTGCCTTGATGACTCGATTGAGCTCGCCGATAAACAGGTCTCTCAAGACGGGACAAAAAAGTACCTTTTTAAACTCCGGGACGGAAATCAAATCGAAAGCGTTTTGATACCGGACAAAGGGAGATTTACGCTATGTGTGTCCTCTCAAGTAGGGTGTGCTTTAGGATGCACGTTTTGCCTCACGGGTACTGTGGGAAAGATCAGAAACCTGAGCCCTTCCGAGATAATTGACCAGTATTTGCTGGTTAATCGGTATAATAATGATTGCATTACCAATATTGTCTTTATGGGTATGGGGGAGCCTCTCGATAATCTCGACAATCTTGTCAGGTCTGTAAAAACTTTGACTGATAAACATTTTCTGGCGCTTTCCCCGAGGAGGATCACGGTTTCTACGTCAGGCCTCGTTCCTCAAATTAAAAAGCTCGGCGCGGAGGTTTCCGTAAACCTGGCGGTGTCTCTGAACGCCCCGACGGATGAACTCAGAGATGAAATAATGCCGATAAATAAAAAATACCCCATCCGGGAGCTTCTTAGCGCGAGCGTGGAGTTCCCTGTGCCCCCGAGAAAAGCGCTCATGTTCGAATATGTGCTCCTGAGCGGGGTGAATGATTCTGACAAGGACGCGTACGACCTGGGTAATCTGCTGCGCGGTATAAACTGCAAGGTAAATCTTATTCCTTTCAACCATGCTTCTCCTCTTCTTTACAATTCGCCCGCCCGGGATAGGGTGATAGGCTTTCAGGACATTCTTAAGACGTACGGAATTAATGTGAGAATAAGAAAAAGCCGCGGCTGCGATATTCTGGGCGCGTGCGGACAGCTGGCGGCAAAATACCCTGCCAGGAAGTCCAAACGGGTCCGAAATTCCACTCGGGCGGTAGTCTGA
- the alaS gene encoding alanine--tRNA ligase codes for MTGSEIRGQFLKYFESKGHTVVKSSSLIPKSDPTLLFTNAGMVQFKDVFLGIDKRDYKRAASAQKCVRAGGKHNDLENVGYTSRHHTFFEMLGNFSFGDYFKKEAIEFGWELINGIFKLPEERLWVTVFEEDDEAAELWLKTIGLSPDRVVRMGEKDNFWAMGDTGPCGPCSEIHIDQGEEFSCGKPSCLIGCECDRYLELWNLVFMQYDRDKSGNLNPLPNPSIDTGMGLERIAAVLQGVKSNYDTDLLRGLISKVEEISGKEYGLDPSSDISMRVMADHARAVTFLITDGVFPSNEGRGYVLRRILRRAVRHSKMLGIEEPCLYRMTDRVREIMASAYPELDERIAFVADVVKNEEERFFETIDRGLELLNTEIEKIGSKKIISGDVVFKLYDTFGFPVDLTQDITKERGLALDYAGFEKEMEMQRQKSRKARKGAGAEELAPLYKEFASGGLMVNFTGYDRTSDTGRITAIIKNGVLAESANEGESADIITDQTPFYGESGGQVGDKGVIEGEGGVAEVADTKKPLPTVIAHHAVIKKGTLWVGDKVELRVNEKLRYGAETHHSATHILHAVLREVLGTHVGQAGSLVAPGRLRFDFTHHSSIDEKDLRKMEEIINERMRWDDRVITEADIPYDEAIKKGAMAFFEEKYGDRVRVVSIGDYSTELCGGTHLGSSGEAGLFKIVSESASSAGVRRIDALAGETAWNFMRGREEKLSEAAEILKVPESDIILRLRKLVEEHEGVKKELETYKGKMLSEKTGDLLEAVKKVNGMNVLSVEIPEADAGQLRKVWDDLRNRLKSGIAVLGSKEDGKAYILVGVTKDLSDRYHSGNIVKELAPLIGGKGGGRPDMAQAGGNKPEKLNEALDKVFDLIQGG; via the coding sequence ATGACAGGCTCGGAAATAAGAGGTCAGTTTCTAAAGTATTTTGAAAGCAAGGGTCATACGGTTGTGAAGAGCTCTTCACTTATACCGAAAAGTGACCCGACCCTTCTTTTTACCAACGCGGGGATGGTCCAGTTCAAGGACGTATTTCTGGGTATTGATAAAAGGGATTACAAGAGGGCTGCATCCGCCCAAAAATGCGTCAGGGCCGGCGGTAAGCATAACGACCTGGAGAATGTCGGCTATACGTCGCGGCATCACACATTTTTCGAAATGCTTGGCAACTTTTCGTTCGGGGATTACTTCAAAAAAGAGGCGATAGAATTCGGCTGGGAGCTTATCAACGGTATTTTTAAGCTCCCTGAAGAGAGGCTCTGGGTCACGGTGTTCGAGGAAGACGACGAGGCGGCGGAGCTGTGGCTGAAAACGATAGGACTTTCTCCCGACAGAGTGGTAAGAATGGGGGAAAAAGACAATTTCTGGGCGATGGGCGATACCGGTCCGTGCGGTCCCTGCTCGGAGATACATATAGATCAGGGGGAAGAATTTAGCTGCGGCAAGCCTTCATGCCTGATCGGCTGTGAGTGTGACCGGTATCTCGAGCTTTGGAATCTTGTTTTCATGCAGTATGACAGGGATAAGTCTGGAAATCTCAATCCGCTGCCCAATCCCAGTATCGATACCGGAATGGGGCTTGAGAGGATTGCCGCAGTGCTGCAAGGGGTTAAAAGCAATTACGACACCGACCTTCTGAGAGGCCTGATATCCAAGGTAGAGGAAATATCGGGTAAAGAATACGGCCTTGACCCGTCATCGGACATATCAATGAGGGTAATGGCCGACCACGCGCGCGCTGTTACGTTTCTTATAACCGACGGTGTATTTCCCTCAAACGAAGGAAGGGGTTATGTGCTGAGGCGGATACTGAGACGGGCGGTCAGGCACTCGAAGATGCTCGGAATCGAGGAGCCCTGCCTGTATAGAATGACCGACCGTGTCCGCGAGATAATGGCAAGCGCATATCCGGAGCTCGACGAGCGAATCGCGTTTGTAGCCGACGTCGTAAAAAATGAAGAAGAGAGGTTTTTTGAAACGATAGACAGGGGCCTTGAGCTTCTGAATACGGAGATAGAAAAGATAGGGAGTAAAAAAATCATATCAGGGGATGTCGTGTTTAAGCTCTACGACACGTTTGGCTTCCCTGTGGATCTTACCCAGGACATAACGAAAGAGCGCGGGCTTGCGCTTGATTACGCCGGGTTTGAAAAAGAGATGGAAATGCAGAGGCAGAAATCTAGGAAAGCCCGGAAGGGAGCGGGGGCGGAGGAGCTTGCCCCTTTGTATAAGGAATTCGCGTCCGGGGGGCTCATGGTGAATTTCACCGGGTATGACAGAACGAGCGACACGGGAAGAATAACCGCGATTATAAAAAACGGCGTGCTCGCGGAAAGCGCGAATGAGGGGGAAAGCGCCGATATAATTACAGATCAGACCCCCTTTTACGGTGAGTCGGGGGGCCAGGTAGGCGATAAGGGAGTGATAGAAGGCGAGGGCGGAGTCGCGGAAGTAGCGGATACGAAAAAGCCTCTCCCGACTGTAATTGCGCATCACGCAGTAATTAAAAAAGGTACTCTCTGGGTAGGAGACAAGGTAGAGCTCAGGGTCAACGAAAAACTCAGGTACGGCGCCGAAACCCACCATTCGGCGACGCATATCCTCCATGCGGTTCTAAGGGAGGTGCTGGGAACTCATGTGGGTCAGGCCGGGTCTCTTGTCGCGCCCGGGAGGCTCAGGTTCGATTTCACTCACCATTCCTCGATTGACGAAAAAGATTTGAGAAAGATGGAGGAAATAATCAACGAGCGTATGAGATGGGATGATAGAGTGATAACTGAAGCCGATATCCCGTATGATGAGGCGATCAAAAAAGGGGCAATGGCATTCTTTGAAGAAAAGTACGGGGACAGGGTGAGGGTTGTCAGCATCGGGGATTACAGTACGGAGCTTTGCGGGGGTACCCATCTTGGCTCATCGGGTGAAGCCGGTCTCTTTAAGATCGTTTCCGAATCCGCTTCATCGGCGGGTGTGAGGAGAATAGATGCGCTTGCGGGGGAGACGGCATGGAATTTCATGAGGGGCAGGGAGGAAAAGCTGAGCGAGGCGGCCGAGATACTGAAGGTTCCCGAGTCCGATATTATCTTACGGCTCAGAAAATTGGTGGAGGAGCATGAAGGGGTCAAAAAAGAGCTCGAGACCTATAAGGGAAAAATGCTGAGTGAAAAAACCGGGGACTTGCTGGAGGCCGTAAAAAAGGTAAATGGAATGAATGTCCTTTCGGTTGAAATTCCCGAGGCCGACGCCGGTCAATTGAGGAAGGTCTGGGATGATTTAAGGAACAGGCTCAAGTCGGGTATCGCGGTTCTGGGGAGTAAGGAAGACGGCAAGGCTTACATACTCGTAGGTGTTACAAAGGATTTGAGCGATAGGTATCACTCGGGGAATATCGTCAAAGAGCTCGCTCCGCTGATTGGCGGTAAAGGAGGCGGCAGGCCCGATATGGCTCAGGCGGGCGGGAACAAGCCCGAGAAACTAAACGAAGCGCTCGACAAGGTGTTTGATTTAATACAGGGGGGCTGA
- the purL gene encoding phosphoribosylformylglycinamidine synthase subunit PurL, whose protein sequence is MSNLKTALDHGLTEEEYQKITDTLGREPNLTEIGILGAMWSEHCSYKSSRIHLKKLPTKGEKVIQGPGENAGVVDIGDGLCAVFKMESHNHPSFIEPYQGAATGVGGILRDIFTMGARPVAILDSLRFGDPSLPKTKYLVGGVVSGIAGYGNCIGIPTVGGEVYFDPCYNGNPLVNVFALGITRSEEIFRGYAEGVGNPVIYVGSKTGRDGIHGAVMASETFTKEAEEKRPAVQVGDPFTEKLLLEACLELFKTGVVVGIQDMGAAGLTSSSTEMAERAGTGIRIDIDKVPRREDSMNAYEVLLSESQERMLIVLEKGKEETAENIFRKWSLDFSVIGEVTDRSRLEIMEKGEKVADIPISLISEEAPLYERPVLEPEYITENENFNIDSIPVPQDQDLGRVLLTLLATPTIASKRWIYEQYDHMVRTDSVTLPGSDAAVIRIKGTTKAVAMTVNCNSRYCYLDPFTGTGIAVAECARNLACSGALPLAITDCLNFGSPEKPEVMWQFKRSIEGMAEAALKLNTPVVSGNVSFYNETEDRAIYPTPTIGMAGLIPDVEKHVTQWFKNEGDIIVLLGDTREEFGGSEYLMQIHGKTGTSPPRLDLEAESGLIDALLEASGEGIINSAHDLSEGGLAVSLAESCFTPSGPVGINIRLPDTIRKDALLFSESQARAIISLDEKNSERIEQIAEKHGVPVEIIGSVTGTRFFIEDMIDIPVTEALKAWSSGFENTLKSYA, encoded by the coding sequence ATGTCTAACCTGAAAACCGCCTTGGACCACGGGCTTACCGAGGAAGAATATCAAAAAATTACGGATACGCTCGGAAGAGAGCCGAACCTAACGGAAATCGGCATTCTGGGAGCAATGTGGTCGGAGCACTGTTCTTACAAGAGCTCTAGAATCCATCTGAAAAAACTGCCGACAAAAGGGGAAAAGGTAATTCAGGGACCGGGAGAAAACGCCGGAGTAGTGGATATCGGGGACGGACTCTGCGCAGTGTTCAAGATGGAAAGCCATAATCATCCCTCATTTATCGAGCCTTATCAGGGAGCGGCCACGGGCGTCGGAGGAATACTCAGAGACATATTCACAATGGGCGCAAGACCTGTCGCAATTCTCGACTCCCTCAGATTCGGTGACCCTTCCCTTCCGAAAACAAAATACCTTGTCGGCGGAGTCGTCTCAGGGATAGCCGGCTACGGAAACTGTATCGGAATACCGACCGTCGGGGGCGAGGTTTATTTCGACCCTTGCTATAACGGAAACCCTCTTGTGAATGTCTTCGCTCTAGGAATTACCAGGTCTGAGGAAATATTCAGGGGTTACGCCGAGGGAGTGGGGAACCCCGTCATATATGTCGGCTCCAAGACCGGCAGGGACGGCATACACGGAGCCGTCATGGCATCTGAAACATTCACGAAGGAGGCCGAGGAGAAAAGACCTGCCGTACAGGTGGGGGACCCGTTTACGGAAAAGCTCCTTCTCGAAGCCTGCCTTGAGCTTTTTAAGACCGGAGTCGTAGTGGGAATTCAGGACATGGGCGCCGCCGGGCTCACTTCGTCCTCGACTGAAATGGCGGAGCGCGCCGGCACAGGGATCAGGATAGATATAGACAAGGTGCCGAGAAGGGAAGATTCGATGAACGCCTACGAGGTTCTGCTCTCCGAGTCACAGGAGCGTATGCTCATAGTGCTTGAGAAGGGAAAGGAAGAAACAGCGGAGAATATTTTCAGAAAATGGAGCCTTGACTTCAGTGTGATAGGAGAGGTTACGGACCGGAGCAGGCTTGAAATAATGGAAAAGGGGGAAAAGGTAGCCGATATCCCGATCAGCCTTATATCGGAAGAAGCGCCCCTCTATGAAAGGCCCGTCCTGGAACCCGAATATATAACCGAGAACGAAAACTTTAACATTGACAGCATTCCGGTCCCACAGGACCAGGATCTGGGCCGTGTATTACTTACGCTCCTCGCAACCCCCACTATAGCGAGCAAGCGCTGGATATACGAGCAATACGACCATATGGTCAGAACGGACTCCGTGACCCTGCCAGGCTCCGACGCCGCGGTAATAAGAATAAAGGGAACAACAAAGGCGGTCGCCATGACTGTAAACTGCAATTCCAGATACTGCTACCTCGATCCTTTCACGGGAACCGGCATAGCTGTCGCGGAGTGCGCGAGAAACCTTGCATGCTCAGGCGCCCTGCCGCTTGCGATTACCGACTGCCTCAATTTCGGAAGCCCCGAGAAACCGGAGGTAATGTGGCAGTTCAAACGCTCGATCGAAGGCATGGCCGAGGCCGCTTTAAAACTTAACACGCCGGTTGTAAGCGGAAACGTGAGCTTCTATAACGAAACCGAAGACAGAGCCATCTATCCCACTCCCACTATCGGAATGGCGGGGCTGATTCCGGATGTGGAGAAACACGTAACACAGTGGTTTAAGAATGAAGGAGACATTATCGTTCTGCTCGGCGATACAAGGGAGGAATTCGGGGGAAGCGAGTATCTCATGCAGATACATGGAAAAACAGGCACCAGCCCGCCGCGGCTCGACCTGGAAGCGGAGTCGGGACTTATAGACGCTTTACTTGAAGCATCAGGAGAAGGTATAATTAATTCGGCTCACGATCTTTCCGAGGGAGGTCTTGCGGTTTCACTGGCTGAATCCTGTTTCACTCCGAGTGGTCCGGTGGGTATTAATATCAGGCTGCCCGATACGATCAGGAAAGACGCCCTCTTGTTTTCGGAATCCCAGGCAAGGGCGATAATTTCACTCGACGAAAAGAATTCAGAAAGAATTGAACAAATAGCGGAAAAACACGGTGTGCCCGTTGAAATAATCGGAAGTGTTACGGGCACACGTTTCTTTATCGAGGATATGATCGATATTCCGGTAACAGAAGCCTTAAAGGCCTGGTCATCCGGATTCGAAAACACACTTAAAAGCTATGCCTAA
- a CDS encoding tyrosine-type recombinase/integrase, which produces MGVFKRQRINSKGKKSEFWYIRYSVNGKDKWELVGKVGQVTKDIALARLAERKKQLRLGQLDMLKTTIPTLREFSRDYMVYQREVKFKRSWKKDEAHLRIFNSLFGDKKLSEITAKDIDDYKQKRLQEVKPVTVNRELEVLRHLFYLAKKWKKFFGDNPVSESGLLKTESQRIRVLTLDEEARLMNSSSEHLYPIIKTALMTGMRQGEILSLKWEDVNFGNNLITIRAEISKSKKNRRIPISSSLRTLLLEQKIKTISTGYVFVTPEAIPYSPNNPSALKRTFTTARNKAKVENFTFHDLRHTAATRMAENGANIIAVKEILGHADIKTTMKYFHPGDSLIKAVEILANYK; this is translated from the coding sequence ATGGGAGTTTTCAAAAGACAAAGAATAAATTCTAAGGGGAAGAAATCTGAGTTTTGGTATATCAGATATTCTGTGAATGGAAAGGACAAATGGGAACTTGTTGGTAAAGTCGGACAGGTTACAAAAGATATCGCATTAGCTAGGCTTGCTGAAAGAAAGAAACAATTACGTTTAGGCCAACTGGATATGTTAAAAACAACCATCCCTACCCTACGAGAATTTTCTCGTGATTATATGGTGTATCAGAGAGAGGTCAAATTCAAAAGGAGCTGGAAAAAGGACGAAGCACACTTGAGAATATTTAATTCACTATTCGGAGATAAAAAACTCTCTGAAATAACAGCAAAAGACATAGATGACTATAAACAAAAACGCCTACAGGAAGTTAAACCCGTAACTGTCAATAGAGAGCTAGAAGTGCTTAGGCATTTATTTTATCTGGCGAAGAAATGGAAAAAGTTTTTTGGAGACAATCCAGTATCTGAGTCCGGGCTATTAAAAACAGAGAGCCAGCGTATAAGAGTTTTAACATTAGACGAGGAAGCTAGACTTATGAACTCTAGCTCAGAACATCTTTATCCGATTATCAAGACAGCTCTTATGACAGGTATGAGACAAGGCGAAATTTTAAGCTTAAAATGGGAAGACGTGAATTTTGGTAATAATTTGATAACAATTCGAGCTGAAATATCGAAAAGTAAAAAGAATAGAAGAATTCCAATTTCTTCAAGCTTAAGAACTCTCTTATTAGAGCAGAAAATCAAAACCATTAGTACAGGTTATGTATTCGTAACCCCGGAAGCTATACCGTATAGCCCTAATAATCCTAGCGCTCTTAAAAGGACCTTTACAACCGCTCGTAATAAAGCTAAGGTTGAAAACTTTACTTTCCATGACTTAAGACATACAGCTGCGACCAGAATGGCTGAAAATGGAGCAAACATTATTGCGGTAAAGGAAATTTTAGGTCATGCTGATATAAAAACCACTATGAAGTACTTTCATCCTGGTGATTCTTTAATAAAAGCGGTGGAAATCTTAGCCAACTATAAATAG
- a CDS encoding HEPN family nuclease codes for MKYDDTDFIRDFAKRTSHNLKVIEALEKAGCITFEVTQLVNSMLGLLVFPQQKYMKKIPKIPITDLQNQGWPIPKIIGNYKQVKDLNQLIRYLRNSIAHSNIEFKHNHKQEIDNLILWNTAKKGVNWKVEISQSDFKTITNKLIDLLTQLKSNSNQ; via the coding sequence ATGAAATATGACGATACTGATTTTATTAGAGATTTTGCTAAGCGGACTAGCCATAATTTAAAGGTTATTGAAGCACTTGAAAAGGCAGGATGCATCACATTTGAAGTTACACAACTAGTTAACTCGATGCTTGGATTACTTGTTTTCCCACAACAAAAGTATATGAAGAAAATCCCGAAAATACCAATAACAGACCTTCAAAATCAAGGTTGGCCAATACCGAAAATCATAGGAAATTACAAGCAAGTAAAAGACTTAAACCAGTTAATCCGCTATTTGAGAAATTCCATAGCACACTCCAACATAGAATTTAAACACAATCATAAGCAAGAAATTGACAATCTGATACTGTGGAATACAGCTAAGAAAGGAGTAAATTGGAAAGTAGAAATCTCTCAAAGTGACTTTAAAACTATCACAAACAAGCTAATAGACCTTCTTACACAACTCAAGTCAAACTCAAATCAATAA
- a CDS encoding DNA adenine methylase translates to MPVTEINAQISNEGTREDIRRRVVELFLNEKPGKKEDYSNYIYFVETLSSGNRIYLKRPANLKKGFDFRISVENIEFSQGIGRRRDYPKHDDVLQDLTSKRSENQVLYSKLFSLIEDLYTCKDLNKSSYTEIRFSTGYPVDLLLGVIKWFFIEQDIRDWNYSGRHMFFSAIPKPD, encoded by the coding sequence ATGCCAGTAACTGAAATAAATGCTCAAATTTCAAATGAAGGGACGAGAGAAGACATAAGAAGAAGAGTTGTGGAACTATTTTTAAATGAGAAACCAGGGAAAAAAGAAGATTATTCTAATTATATATACTTCGTAGAAACTCTCTCTTCAGGAAATAGAATATATTTAAAGAGGCCAGCCAATTTAAAAAAAGGTTTTGATTTTCGAATAAGTGTGGAGAATATTGAATTTAGTCAGGGCATTGGCAGAAGAAGAGACTATCCAAAGCATGACGATGTATTACAAGATTTAACATCTAAGCGTTCAGAAAATCAAGTACTATATAGCAAACTTTTTTCACTAATAGAAGACTTATATACTTGTAAGGACCTTAATAAAAGTTCTTATACAGAAATTAGGTTTTCCACAGGTTATCCGGTTGACCTACTACTAGGTGTAATAAAGTGGTTTTTTATTGAGCAAGATATAAGGGATTGGAATTATTCGGGCAGACATATGTTCTTTTCTGCTATTCCTAAACCAGATTAA
- a CDS encoding DNA adenine methylase codes for MQVRKNWHLTRDNVFYAKPFLKWAGGKQQLIPQYQNFFPIEFGDYYEPFLGSGAVYFHLFNTSSLKNHSYLSDNNVELINTYVVVRDNLDELMVLLKIHQASHNKEYYYEIRGLDRNDNIKLSDVEKAARMIYLNRTCFNGLYRVNSKGYFNVPIGRYKNPKILFEDVLRTASDALQDANIKVQDFKYILSSPHKGDLIYFDPPYHPLSETSSFTSYTSGNFTDEDQRELANVFSQLSAKGCLCMLSNSYSDLILTLYKDFKIHIIQANRAINSKAHGRGKIKEVLVTNY; via the coding sequence ATGCAAGTTCGAAAGAATTGGCACCTTACCAGAGATAATGTGTTTTATGCAAAACCGTTTCTAAAATGGGCTGGAGGAAAGCAGCAATTAATACCACAATATCAAAACTTCTTTCCTATAGAGTTTGGAGATTATTATGAGCCCTTTCTGGGTAGTGGAGCAGTATATTTTCATTTATTCAATACATCTAGTTTAAAGAACCACTCTTACCTATCCGATAATAATGTTGAGTTAATAAATACATATGTAGTTGTACGGGATAATTTAGATGAATTAATGGTATTACTTAAAATTCATCAAGCTTCACATAACAAAGAATACTACTATGAAATCCGCGGTCTTGATAGAAATGACAATATAAAGCTCAGCGATGTGGAAAAAGCCGCTAGAATGATTTACTTAAATCGAACTTGTTTTAATGGTTTATACAGAGTGAATAGCAAAGGGTATTTCAATGTACCCATTGGGAGGTATAAAAATCCAAAGATATTATTCGAAGATGTTTTGAGAACCGCAAGTGATGCACTACAAGATGCCAATATCAAAGTACAAGATTTTAAATATATACTAAGTAGCCCTCATAAAGGGGATTTAATATATTTTGACCCCCCTTATCATCCATTGAGCGAAACTTCGAGTTTTACATCTTATACTTCAGGAAATTTCACAGATGAAGACCAGCGTGAGCTTGCAAATGTTTTTTCTCAGCTTTCTGCTAAAGGGTGTTTATGTATGTTAAGCAACTCATATTCTGATTTGATTTTAACGCTCTATAAAGACTTTAAAATTCATATAATTCAAGCTAATAGAGCTATAAATTCAAAGGCTCATGGAAGAGGCAAAATTAAAGAGGTATTAGTTACAAATTATTGA